A part of Maridesulfovibrio hydrothermalis AM13 = DSM 14728 genomic DNA contains:
- a CDS encoding ABC transporter permease: MGKKPLAPPTKFQRYGLLYLGLFLVGTVSLAAIFAPLLTPYDPYALNVDQLLQPPSPTHLFGTDALGRDVFTRMLYGGRVSLWVGFVAVGISTAIGLVLGLTAGYFGGLVDEIIMRGVDVMLCFPSFFLILAVIAFLEPGLTNIMIVIGFTSWMGVARLVRAETLSLRKRDFVQASKLAGAGPVRIMATHILPNAITPVLVSATLGIAGAILVESSLSFLGLGVQPPDPSWGNLLMDGKEVLEIAPWLSVFPGMAILLTVLGYNLLGEALRDILDPRLKQ, translated from the coding sequence ATGGGTAAAAAACCGCTTGCACCTCCAACAAAATTTCAGAGATACGGCTTGCTTTATCTAGGACTTTTCCTCGTGGGCACGGTGTCATTGGCAGCGATATTTGCCCCGCTGCTGACCCCTTATGACCCTTATGCCTTAAATGTAGATCAGCTTTTACAGCCCCCCAGCCCGACCCACCTGTTCGGAACGGACGCACTTGGGCGTGATGTTTTCACCCGTATGCTTTACGGGGGACGGGTATCATTATGGGTCGGATTTGTTGCGGTTGGAATTTCAACAGCAATAGGGCTTGTGCTCGGCCTTACGGCGGGTTATTTCGGTGGTCTGGTTGATGAAATAATTATGCGCGGTGTTGATGTGATGCTGTGTTTCCCTTCATTTTTTTTAATTCTGGCAGTCATCGCCTTTTTGGAACCGGGGCTGACCAATATTATGATCGTCATCGGCTTCACTTCGTGGATGGGTGTGGCAAGACTGGTACGGGCAGAAACGCTGTCACTGCGCAAACGTGATTTTGTGCAAGCCTCAAAACTTGCCGGTGCGGGGCCTGTGCGCATTATGGCAACCCACATCCTGCCTAACGCCATCACTCCGGTGCTGGTCTCGGCAACTCTCGGTATTGCGGGAGCAATCCTTGTGGAATCATCGCTCAGCTTTCTCGGACTGGGGGTTCAGCCGCCTGATCCGTCATGGGGAAACCTGCTCATGGACGGCAAAGAAGTGCTGGAAATAGCCCCCTGGCTTTCCGTTTTTCCCGGTATGGCAATATTACTGACCGTGCTAGGCTACAATCTACTAGGTGAAGCTTTGCGTGACATCCTTGATCCCCGACTGAAACAGTAA
- a CDS encoding DNA repair protein RecN, producing the protein MLELLRIRDLALIEDAEIEFSPGMNVLTGETGAGKSFILRAIDFLTGHKMRPDMVRPGKKQAFVEALFINPDGEESIVRRVLSAETGRSRVYVNDKLSSQNIIRDMGASMILHTSQHAQQKLLQPAYQCVVLDTFLQDTSLPLSKDKILNSLRELLSKKAALQDRSASLLEKKDFLEFQRTEIEKVSPYPGEEDELLKKKTALRQQEEAGQCIQNAMDIMRGVPDLNGGVSALGSEMEKVCELFPEYEKDRETVVEFKHFLDELAGKLRAQPLDFDSEESIDDIEERLYELSKLKRKLGRTLDQIVDMQKEIEDNLNFLDSCAIELAQLERKEKELVEQLAAALEKLYEARKIAAKKLTARIVFELKGLGFSEHVQVKFEFQPHELYPGLDEMRGRLMWIPNPGQSAQPLDKIASGGELSRFLLAIAGLQGEADKPTLIFDEVDSGIGGHTLNRVGDKMQELAARQQLVVITHWPQLARLADRHFLIHKGVVNKETFTTCRQLGAAEVKKELSRMAGVE; encoded by the coding sequence ATGCTGGAACTCCTGAGAATACGCGACCTTGCACTTATTGAAGATGCGGAAATAGAATTTTCGCCCGGTATGAACGTGCTGACCGGAGAAACCGGTGCCGGTAAATCATTCATTCTGCGGGCTATAGATTTCCTTACCGGACATAAAATGCGCCCAGATATGGTACGCCCCGGCAAAAAACAGGCTTTCGTAGAGGCTCTTTTCATCAATCCGGATGGTGAGGAATCCATCGTGCGCCGCGTCCTTTCCGCTGAAACAGGCCGCAGCCGTGTTTATGTAAACGACAAGCTCAGTTCGCAAAACATCATCCGGGACATGGGCGCATCCATGATCCTGCATACCAGTCAGCACGCGCAGCAGAAACTATTACAGCCAGCCTATCAATGCGTTGTTCTGGATACTTTTTTACAAGACACTTCACTGCCGTTATCAAAGGATAAAATTTTAAATTCACTGCGGGAACTTCTATCTAAAAAAGCCGCTCTTCAAGACCGCTCTGCAAGCTTGCTGGAAAAGAAAGATTTTCTTGAATTCCAGCGTACCGAAATCGAAAAGGTTTCCCCTTATCCCGGCGAGGAGGACGAACTTCTCAAAAAGAAAACTGCACTACGCCAACAGGAAGAGGCCGGACAATGCATTCAAAACGCTATGGATATCATGCGCGGTGTGCCTGATCTGAACGGAGGAGTTTCGGCTCTTGGTTCTGAGATGGAGAAAGTCTGCGAGCTATTTCCGGAATACGAAAAAGACCGTGAGACGGTTGTCGAATTCAAGCATTTTCTTGATGAACTTGCCGGAAAACTTCGTGCTCAGCCGCTGGATTTTGACTCGGAAGAATCCATTGATGATATTGAAGAACGACTCTATGAACTGTCTAAACTAAAACGAAAACTTGGACGCACCCTCGATCAGATTGTGGATATGCAGAAAGAGATTGAGGATAACCTGAATTTTCTTGATTCATGTGCCATTGAACTTGCCCAGCTTGAACGCAAGGAAAAAGAGCTTGTCGAACAACTCGCCGCCGCACTTGAAAAACTCTACGAAGCCAGAAAAATTGCCGCCAAAAAACTTACCGCACGCATAGTATTCGAACTGAAAGGGTTGGGGTTTTCTGAACATGTGCAAGTAAAATTTGAATTTCAGCCTCATGAACTTTATCCGGGCTTAGACGAAATGCGCGGAAGGCTGATGTGGATTCCCAACCCCGGCCAGTCTGCGCAGCCGCTCGATAAAATTGCATCAGGAGGCGAGCTTTCAAGGTTTCTGCTGGCAATCGCAGGCTTGCAAGGTGAAGCCGACAAGCCAACGCTGATCTTTGATGAAGTGGATTCCGGCATCGGCGGGCATACGCTCAACCGCGTGGGTGACAAAATGCAGGAACTGGCTGCGCGTCAGCAGTTGGTAGTAATCACTCACTGGCCGCAACTTGCCAGGCTGGCTGATCGCCATTTCCTGATTCATAAGGGAGTGGTTAACAAAGAAACTTTCACCACCTGCCGTCAGCTCGGCGCAGCGGAGGTTAAGAAAGAGCTTTCAAGGATGGCGGGGGTAGAATAG
- a CDS encoding nitroreductase family protein produces the protein MNSGNPVLEALINRRSIRKFTDEPVSREDITAILEAGRWAPSGRNNQPWRFMVIHQDDHRAAKLSECTKYGHIVKEAKVLFCILLERESIYNKMKDHQGTGGCIQNMMLAAHSLGIGTVWLGEILNQEKQVLDILGLSADKYELQVVIAAGHPDQKGSSKRKELSELMLEDY, from the coding sequence ATGAATTCCGGCAACCCTGTTCTTGAGGCACTTATAAACAGACGTTCCATCAGGAAATTCACTGACGAACCTGTTTCGCGCGAAGATATCACTGCTATTCTGGAGGCAGGACGCTGGGCGCCCAGCGGACGAAATAACCAGCCCTGGCGTTTTATGGTTATCCATCAGGATGACCACCGCGCTGCAAAGCTTTCTGAATGCACCAAATACGGACACATCGTAAAAGAAGCCAAGGTGCTTTTCTGCATCCTGCTTGAGCGCGAAAGCATCTATAATAAAATGAAAGACCACCAAGGTACGGGAGGCTGCATCCAGAACATGATGCTTGCGGCCCACTCACTTGGTATCGGCACTGTATGGCTGGGAGAAATCCTTAATCAGGAAAAACAGGTGCTCGATATCCTCGGCCTTTCTGCTGATAAATATGAACTGCAAGTTGTCATTGCTGCCGGACATCCCGACCAGAAAGGCAGCTCCAAACGTAAAGAACTTTCTGAATTAATGCTGGAGGATTATTAA
- a CDS encoding MBL fold metallo-hydrolase encodes MEIRVFPLGPLETNCYVVINEKKALVIDPGGDPAPVLGYLERGGIELDRILNTHLHFDHIYGNQPLAEASGKLIYASPDDLILMDTEVGRGGLMGFPTVTPFETEDITEGEMELIGLECKIYSTPGHTPGSLTFHFPALKSAFVGDLIFRRSIGRTDFPYGNTEQLMQSVKEKIFTLPAETELLSGHGPATSVGDEMNHNPFFSGVQI; translated from the coding sequence ATGGAAATCAGGGTATTCCCGCTTGGTCCCCTTGAGACCAATTGTTATGTGGTAATTAATGAAAAAAAAGCACTGGTCATTGATCCGGGCGGCGACCCTGCCCCGGTGCTAGGTTATCTGGAACGCGGCGGCATAGAGCTTGACCGCATCCTGAACACCCACCTGCACTTTGATCATATTTACGGCAACCAGCCTTTGGCTGAAGCCAGCGGAAAACTGATTTATGCCTCTCCGGACGATTTGATTCTCATGGATACAGAAGTAGGCAGGGGCGGACTCATGGGATTTCCCACAGTCACCCCGTTTGAAACCGAAGATATCACAGAAGGCGAAATGGAGCTGATCGGGCTTGAATGTAAAATATATTCCACTCCGGGGCACACCCCCGGCAGCCTGACATTTCATTTCCCGGCACTTAAATCAGCCTTTGTCGGTGACCTTATTTTCCGGCGCTCCATCGGCAGAACGGATTTCCCTTACGGAAATACTGAACAGCTGATGCAGTCCGTAAAGGAAAAAATCTTTACCCTTCCGGCAGAAACCGAACTGCTTTCAGGTCACGGTCCGGCAACATCTGTTGGCGATGAAATGAATCACAATCCATTTTTCAGCGGCGTACAGATTTAA
- a CDS encoding flavodoxin family protein has product MKQLPVIFACSHHRKGNSDYAAALFLEGIRKAGGDAELIYLGDMDFKHCTGCLKCRTADNHRCIFARKDEAQDLYNKIMTAPFTFFTAPIYFYHLPSRLKTFIDRGQWAFEAKTGSSQLINSLPVRPAYSCLVAGRPKGEKLFEGAELSLRFFLKFFKSELHSVMTFKGIDSPQDLQNDQGKCTELIEAGNKAWKRSVKSE; this is encoded by the coding sequence ATGAAGCAACTTCCGGTTATTTTCGCATGCAGCCATCACCGAAAAGGTAACAGCGACTATGCTGCTGCACTTTTTCTTGAAGGAATACGTAAAGCCGGAGGCGATGCAGAGCTTATCTATCTCGGCGATATGGATTTCAAGCATTGTACAGGATGCCTCAAATGCCGCACCGCAGATAATCACAGATGCATTTTTGCACGCAAAGACGAAGCGCAGGATCTTTACAATAAAATTATGACCGCTCCGTTCACTTTCTTTACCGCGCCAATTTACTTTTACCATCTCCCTTCACGGCTTAAAACCTTCATCGACCGGGGCCAGTGGGCTTTTGAGGCTAAAACAGGCTCATCGCAACTTATTAATTCGCTTCCGGTGCGACCGGCATACTCCTGTCTGGTGGCCGGTAGACCCAAGGGCGAAAAGCTCTTTGAAGGGGCTGAACTGTCTCTCAGATTCTTTCTGAAATTCTTCAAATCTGAACTTCATTCTGTAATGACATTCAAAGGAATAGACTCCCCGCAGGATCTGCAAAACGATCAGGGCAAATGCACCGAGTTAATTGAAGCAGGAAACAAGGCATGGAAAAGGAGCGTAAAAAGTGAGTAA
- a CDS encoding response regulator, whose protein sequence is MSNKEISEMKLLVAEDSRPVMLVLKTYIKQLGIEPEYAESGTVAFDKLSSNKFDLAFMDVHMPEMDGREVVSRVREDGTTIPIIAMTTGDDPELLVSCLDAGYNSFLLKPIQKDELTQIIIKFHKKMN, encoded by the coding sequence GTGAGTAATAAAGAAATCAGTGAAATGAAACTCCTTGTGGCGGAGGATTCACGGCCAGTCATGCTGGTGCTCAAAACTTATATCAAGCAACTGGGAATTGAGCCGGAATACGCTGAAAGCGGAACAGTCGCTTTTGACAAATTAAGCTCCAACAAGTTTGATCTGGCTTTCATGGATGTCCACATGCCTGAGATGGACGGACGTGAAGTTGTTTCCAGAGTCAGAGAAGACGGGACGACCATTCCTATTATAGCCATGACCACCGGTGATGATCCGGAACTGCTGGTAAGCTGCCTTGACGCAGGCTATAATTCATTCCTGCTTAAACCTATTCAAAAAGATGAACTCACTCAGATAATTATAAAATTTCATAAAAAAATGAATTAA
- a CDS encoding ComF family protein yields the protein MLSGLLSHFSPRAAFDRLRLSFRDKRCPVCRSVHMDEGFLCLRCSAKIELKPDNICINCGKELNSPDAGDRSCISCKHSRPHFSRLYFYGVYDELLREMILGWKFYNQFGNSAVFENYIANLCHEIPETSQPDIIIPVPLHTSRLQMRGFNQSRILAKGAACATGTALSDSALVRVRRTIPQTRLSGVKRRENLLEAFIADSNQVSGKKILLIDDVFTTGSTADECARTLRAGGASGVEVMALARALI from the coding sequence ATGCTTTCCGGATTGTTATCTCATTTTTCACCTCGCGCCGCTTTCGATAGATTACGACTTTCCTTCCGCGATAAACGCTGTCCTGTCTGCCGCTCAGTTCATATGGATGAAGGATTTTTATGCCTCAGGTGCTCCGCCAAAATCGAATTAAAGCCCGACAATATCTGCATTAATTGCGGGAAAGAACTTAATTCTCCGGATGCCGGTGACCGCTCCTGCATATCATGCAAACATAGCCGGCCCCATTTCAGCAGACTTTATTTCTATGGTGTATATGATGAATTGCTGCGAGAAATGATCCTTGGCTGGAAATTCTACAACCAGTTCGGAAACAGTGCAGTTTTTGAAAATTACATTGCAAATCTGTGCCATGAAATTCCTGAAACTTCACAGCCTGATATAATCATACCGGTACCGCTGCATACCAGCCGCTTACAGATGCGCGGCTTTAATCAAAGTCGTATTCTGGCTAAGGGAGCAGCTTGCGCCACCGGCACAGCTCTTTCAGATTCTGCTCTTGTCAGAGTGCGCAGAACCATACCTCAAACCCGGCTCTCAGGTGTTAAAAGAAGGGAAAACCTGCTTGAAGCATTTATCGCGGACTCAAATCAAGTCAGTGGTAAAAAAATACTTCTCATCGATGATGTCTTCACAACAGGGTCGACGGCTGACGAATGTGCTCGCACGCTACGCGCAGGCGGGGCCTCCGGTGTCGAAGTTATGGCTTTAGCGCGGGCCTTGATTTGA